cagTGACgtaattttcctacgttggaccttcaacagcggaggttattaggattggtagatacggaaattccatgattgagatgttgtcaaaatagttccaccagtgtactcgcgcttcccgcctaaCCAGTAGCaagtcgtctgtttcctcattgatgcagtAAAAACGtttgacttctgacgttttgcgatggctcgattggactagccgttaaaaattccgctcgaattcgcgcatgtcatgtttcacatatagacctgcctaccggtttgattttgttacgcaaatacctccttcattttacgagtggctgccttgtaggcattccaacgagcaagaaactcgtggtacagctgcttcttcaaccgtactgcatatttaacatcttcattccttggccatatgtcatgtttaatccttcgttgtcgtcgccctgacttaattgttccaggaatagagcgaaaggcgtctttcagtttagtccgcctCAGTTTAACTacggtgatttgtgactctgtaacttttgcaacgacgttagtctccttcttcaggggcaatcatttgatcccaatttgtctatttcctgtgaagtattgggctcttggtgactttatccacagcttagaagactggtcgttgttgcatcgcaaggatttaataaggggcaactgttatctctagaacatcttcgagatttcaccctctcacaaggatgtaggcaATGCCAATTGGATGGGGGCCACTGTAGTAcaaagtagatgaatatcactctttttgaaccgcgtgtttgcgatgatcagtttctacataatcgcgaatttgttgggcatcgtcgttcttttctccatatccatgaacgccatggactgtttgttctgctttcctcggtccgacacatccattcagatcagcggcagcgataagatagtcagcggtcttcttgtcaggcggtgcccagaacgcatctttggtttccatgcgcacgtcagtatgtggagcgttgcgctgaaacattggaatttccttctctccccaatgcggacgagttacatcaagcgattgtcaaacttttgcacctcggagactgaaccgtcaaatttagctgatatgacaatgtcaacaccatgagctgttcttcggtttctgttgtacaccagttagtaaccacatatcgtttcacatgacttttctctattccatctttttttccgcacctctcagatgcctacaagccttctctcaagtgcagtggcttattcgctacttcatccaggcataattcaatgatgggatacaaaatggggttACTAGCATggctagccgtcacagcccgtACGACGgcaaccctagcatacttttcatgctgactgggcactgccaatgtgCGTCCCTTctaggggctgcactaaccttggctccgttaccatgagacatatttctgtaatgatgtagcGGTATTAtcttacggccggcttgtcttgaagcatttaagggctcatgacggaatttagtaacgcagctgcggacatggagaacagatgccttttgcagccactcctctagagaagaaacgctaccctcttttctgcattaacttccagaaatttagtgtacctcttccgccatctggtccctagtgaacgtctccatctccgccgaagttgccattaaagactttgtacatgtttggtacgcgatagcttttatattttgctcatattcatcggcaggccagtggggaacccgtatccgtcacctgggacgcgccacgtgttacagcaatatagctggttcgtgcagaatatttatcaatgcaaaatgaaacattattttactgaaaactaattgtgaacctgataaattacttgtcagaggaatcacgtattcacgtaaaaaagaagggttacaggcttttgcacgtttgcttggtgtgatatgccacagaacgcatgacatacaatccagtgtcgtattttctgccccctgttgtctagtggtgtcaacatcaatatcttgtttgatgatcaagagatttagtctgtcatatctggaatcaatgcccccctttcatttgtccacttattttctccaaagagtgcagtaacaatgcatggtcgagcctcccattactttgcttgtgagccggtcatgcattcgactgggccatgtgaattcagttcatacagcatgaattgtaaagtaccagttcatgttacgatatattttagaccgcgtgatcgattttcccatgtggcagttgtaattggatctcacctttaaccaagaaatttacatttcccgcccttcttccgtagaatatgtagaactactctgtggtggggagacaggctcagaattggatgctatccaactatgttatgaatccactaaaaataatcacgttgcccgtgatcttttgaaataaatagattaATATTCCTTCTTATACatggcagcaatatccactacggtgcaattcaacgtcttgtcatctcgaattttggctcaagcattgattttcatgctccttctatccgtattgttaaagtaatgcgtataagaatattcaagggcatgataggttgcgtttggtttcaaaatcaggatattagaacattgtaataaaacgctaccaccaatgccatattctgtgttgccttcataatgtcttgaacagcagtgtcttgaggagaaaagacagtatcaatgctagcgagagagccgtcgtatacttgttatatttcagcttttccaggatttcatctgGATTAGTGGGTTCCGTGTTAAATAcgggaattaagacgtagactgatgtagtacatggtagtaagtatgaacgtccttgtataaacctaccgtcctatatgtaggttggctatgtttgattgcacatcaaagatacatatttcggaaaagcgacacagtgacataataaaatggtatagtgatatgataacaatttacaaacacaatatgtatatttgtgtgacaaataacattcataaatgattagccatgtttcaacagatcttgctgaatgtcgacaaaagttctcaactttattaatatctacaacacagacattctctcaaacaacctcaagaacaaggtccattacaaaaattattacttgcctgcaacaaagcgcagagtgcttcaacaagatcaaaactcgaaagcatatgccgttctttatgtaggagaacagactacgtatttcgatagaattatatgtgctggattaaagaacttgtacgagtatttacccttttaggctggaccacttctcatgctttcttcaaaattaactcgtacatttctaaaccgtgacaagttacttgcgcgtgatatcgtgattgaGAAAAGACGCAATATCttttcgtaacaagtgagagcttttgaaatttaacctcagatgatgtttactctcaggaatgtaatgtttatgagtaacgagctctctgcactggatatcagtgattggaatgtccagtagcaaattccctgtgtgagagttgtagtggatttgtctgttgaactattggtcacatggttttaatttgtcactgtagatcgagacccgaggtgagctataaagatcatcaacctccggacggcggatcatctagttttaggtgtagtgtgtgcagtgaagtcctggctaggaagttggacctcttgcgacatctgaagagacacaaggaagatcgacccggCAGCTTGTCGAAATACCttaggatccacccgctccaagtgtgcggattttctgataaatgctttacaaagaggaaaatgctgacaggggacacgcgattgcataaaggtgggattaaaaacgaatgctcagtatcccATAAAATTTTTAGGAAAAGGCCGGGCGTTAGGCGGTCTCACACGAGCGAGAACCGATACTGCTGTAACGTCTCTAGCAAGTCATTCATaccgaaaggcagtctgaccgatcatatgcggtcccgtgcaggcgagaagccttacaggtgcaatgtctgtggcaaatcattcacaagcaaaggcaGGCTGTCCGATCaaatgtggacccatacaggcgagaggccatacagttgcaatatctgtggtaaatcattcataaagagaggtaaactaaccgaacatatgcggacccatacaggggagAAGCCTCACAGTTGCAATATTTGTGGTAAATCATTCACAATcaaaggcagtctgaccgttcatatgcggacccatacaggcgagaaatcttacagatgcaatgtctgtagcaaatcattcacaatCAAAAGCAATCTGACCGTTCATgtccggacccatacaggcgagaaatcttacaggtgcaatgtctgtagcaaatcattcacaagcaaaggtagtctgaccgttcatgtgcggacccatacaggcgagaaagcatacatctgcaatgtctgtggcaaatcattcatacggagatgtaaactaaccgaacatatgcggagccATACACGCGAGAAGCTTAACAGTTGCgacgtctgtggcaaatcattcacaagcaaaggcaatctgaccgttcatatacggacccatacaggcgagaagtcttataggtgcaatgtctgtggcaaatcattcacaagcaaaggTATTCTGACCCTTCATAtgccgacccatacaggcgagaagccatacagctgcaatgactgtggcaaatcattcatacagaaaggtaaGCTAAccgatcatatgtggacccatacaggcgagaagccatacagctgcaatgtctgtggcaaatcattcatacaaagagataaactaaccgaacatatgcggacccatacaggcgagaagccgttcAGGTGCAATGTTTGTAGCAAATCATTTATACAGAAAGGGAGTttaaccgttcatatgcggacccatacaggcgagaagccatacaactgcaatgtctgtggcaaatcattcataaagagaggcaaacttaccgaacatatgcggagacatacaggcgagtcatagaAAGCGGCAAACTAagcaaacatatgcggacccatacaggcgagaaaccttccagctgcaatgtctgtggcaaattattcacaaagaaaggcagtctgaccgatcatatgcgggcCAATACAGGCTTGACGCCAaagagctgcaatgtctgtggcaaatcattcacaaagaaaggcagtctgacctaactgttcatatgcggacacaaccagaagagaagccatactgttgcaaagtttataccaccgaagcacaacttgtaggattccagcaagatatagcagatatcctggattcaggaggtcaattggtccgtatcgcgactgacctgcctaaggcatttgatagggtagatcatgggagactagtggcaaaaatgagtgcaattggactagataaaacagtgactgaatgggtggctctgtttttagaaaatagaactcagagtattagagtaggtgaagctttatcctgccCTGTAAAAATGAAGgtgggaattcctcgaggcagtgttattggacctttatgttttcttatatatatcgatgatatgtgtaaagaagtggaatcagagataaggcttttcgcagatgatgttattctgtacagagtaataaataagttacaagattgtgagcaactgcaaaatgatctcgataatgttgtcgggttgttgcattttcagattaaagctcgcaaatgagctgtcttcattcagtaatggctactataccccacccatatccaatccctccttcaacgataacgccccttcctccccaacatcaataaccgaaccatcgccgtctcaatctatatatgtaggattgagacggcagtgaaccgaactgccgaaccttacccccaccactaccacgtgcaagggtttgccagcggcataggtcctacccttccgagggcccggctcagactgaatacttttgccctccactcacgtgggcgcgctgttgtacatcacgtcactcaccctaagcccacgtgacgaatatggcagctcctattggtagaaacatctcccgattgctattggtcgattttagtttgacaacttggaccacgtgggatgaccacgtttttgacgtttgtgtcattttgctttactttgatttgtatgcgtatatctgttatattcgtttgcgtgtttgaagaaaaagtacaagatatttgaggtaagcatctttactgttcttgttttgctaatctcctgaggccagaacatgaaaacataccacaccaagggaaatgaatttcggataatttgaaacacaagtgcagccagtatccagtattcgggagatagtaggttccaaccccactatcagcagccctgaaaatggttttctgtggtttcccattttcacaccaggcaaatgctggggctgtaccttaattaagtctacggctgcttccttcccattcctaggcctttcctgtcccatcatcgccattagacgtatctgtgtcggtgcaacgtaaagcaactagccttatcatagttgtcccctgtgggtagggccagtagaataacagccactgcATCCTCTGcatgctgtaagagacgactaaaaggggtcccatgtaggctctgcacttgggagcttgggtaggcgaccacggagcctttaattgaattttggcactgcttctgcttacttgtgccaggctccccactttcatctatcctatctgatctacctcgatcgcgacctgttcttttctgcccccgattgtattatgtatgtaggcctagggagtcttattttccctccatggtcctggtcctccttagctgataccatcatttttcctagtgtcagccccctttcatttcttctctccgattactaatatgtataggggatggttgcctggttgtacttactcttaaaacaatgaactatattttaggcccttttaatcaacaagcatcatcatcttaagcaaggagatttgtggtgagggcaagatatttggtggccatgacatatactaggaactgtcccatcattcgccttactgcaggcgaaaaacaaaaaccaatctcaggacagccagtggtaggggaacagcccgtttctgtgtcccaaatgcagaggtgtagaaacacggtggaaccatagccacccctcctctccttggttggccggttggagtgcatgctgtcagaccacagatcagcctactctgcaaccagcaacatagatttctgccttcgatatacagtaggtacaaatggcactgtctgaagtgagtttccactgtcttcaactggcatttcgtctaggtcacagcaaagtcccttgcacacagtaatgttgtggaagtagcagcatatttttcataatactgtactaaattagcaagcacttccttggacatagctcttaataggtagagctatgttgtgacttgacatgggaatgttttgtgctggatcagctgccatattattgcatgtagatcctgatgctacatatttctataaatttattagaactcctctcctgcggatggactgaaaggaagcattatttgtacctcctgcatgttgtaagagggagcaatcacataatctgtaagctctctcttgtcttttaaaccctcaaatatattcatgattccatccttttccatctagcagaaaaattttgatatactgtatcctactgtcacataaaatagaacttttttattgtaaatagtgtaggttaatgaatacaagggatgcatacaattttgtagcttgacattgtttatcatctaaatgcagatgactgattgaatgatatgttgtgttttggtgcagtatgtaggaacagagtatgtgctatcatgtcttggtttcttcaaacactactctgccagagatttgccatcctctagtagatgcaaaagaagtacaaatctcaatatttttcagtgtgtggccctaggtgcctcatttgacagactgaaagatgtatcatatagtaagttccttgggaaaatacaaatggtgctGCTGataacttttgcaatgtcagtgctacattaaactgcaataagagagaaaagtattatgttataccttgtcagttccagtctttctttcataaatgaatgatcttgtatttgtgttgtattgaatagttttctggctgatgaatattaattgatgattaacactgctgaatataatgtcatgagattatgatatactatgatcactaaaacttttgttcaaatttctacacaattttatacctgtaacactgtggatagtaggtagaatatagctccataaatcgaaagatcatgtttcatttcaatttacctttgaatcctacaaactccctccttagcatatgagtttcctttcatcattttggttcctgtgtatggttttctttcttacattgtatttatattttatttcctgcataagtggcatatcttgatactattgactgttacagttggcttaagtagtgttaaagaggactgatataaaaggggatgttagtgcctatttctgtcataggtcttaatctgagataagtattgccaatcccactcaccttcaggtcacttccttcctccctttgtgagttagcttcctttttcctcagcagaaacaaacaaaagcagcacaggcaaggccagtcactctgatccttcaaggctttatgaattagtaaaaataaaatatagctccatatttgaaataattataataagcagcacaagtggtaagcttcttttctctagcaaaaaaaaatattaataataataataaagcacaggccaacctccaggtgtattgttgttcagaatgcagtatttcagaaaaaggtaacagaaagaaggaaagaaaggaaatgaaagaaaaatataagagaaataaaaaaagaaaaaatatatttaatataatatttgagggtggaggggggacgagaacctgggtaccctccgcccgctaaacgatttaaatcacccgctcggtaattttagttcagccctgtttacactagaggcgctggtgagcaattcctggcgatctttgcgcagccgttgcgtacagaagtgaaaaataaagtTGAGAGTCAACTCTAACTCATTCTCTTTGAcaacgtgtaaagcccactagaacaggactgtattgatagttacaaatataacgggacattgcacccagtgctgttttcaagaagtgtcgtgtactctggagttgtcactggtaattcatcctttcctaaattcagcccgttctactgactgatacaaatcaaatccgttttaagtgattacactgaattaaaat
This DNA window, taken from Anabrus simplex isolate iqAnaSimp1 chromosome X, ASM4041472v1, whole genome shotgun sequence, encodes the following:
- the LOC137503302 gene encoding zinc finger protein ZFP2-like gives rise to the protein MRTHTGEKSYRCNVCSKSFTIKSNLTVHVRTHTGEKSYSCDVCGKSFTSKGNLTVHIRTHTGEKSYRCNVCGKSFTSKGILTLHMPTHTGEKPYSCNDCGKSFIQKGKLTDHMWTHTGEKPYSCNVCGKSFIQRDKLTEHMRTHTGEKPFRCNVCSKSFIQKGSLTVHMRTHTGEKPYNCNVCGKSFIKRGKLTEHMRTHTGEKPSSCNVCGKLFTKKGSLTDHMRANTGLTPKSCNVCGKSFTKKGSLT